From Pulveribacter suum, a single genomic window includes:
- a CDS encoding carbohydrate ABC transporter permease: protein MNDGKRFQKRTLFLIAYLVFAVLPIYWMVNMSFKTNEEILSSFSLWPQHFTWDNYKTIFTDESWYSGYINSLIYVAINMVISLTVALPAAYAFSRYQFLGDKHVFFWLLTNRMTPPAVFLLPFFQLYTTVGLMDTHIAVALAHLLFNVPLAVWILEGFMSGIPREIDETAYIDGYSFPRFFLTIFLPLIKAGVGVAAFFCFMFSWVELLLARTLTSVNAKPIVATMTRTVSASGMDWATLAAAGVLTIVPGAIVIWFVRHYIAKGFAMGRV, encoded by the coding sequence ATGAATGACGGGAAGCGCTTCCAGAAACGCACGCTGTTTTTGATCGCCTACCTGGTCTTCGCCGTGCTGCCCATCTACTGGATGGTCAACATGAGCTTCAAGACCAACGAGGAGATCCTGTCCAGCTTCTCGCTATGGCCCCAGCACTTCACCTGGGACAACTACAAGACCATCTTCACCGACGAGAGCTGGTATTCGGGCTACATCAACAGCCTGATCTATGTGGCCATCAACATGGTGATCTCGCTCACCGTGGCGCTGCCGGCGGCCTACGCGTTCAGCCGCTACCAGTTCCTGGGCGACAAGCACGTGTTCTTCTGGCTGCTCACCAACCGCATGACGCCGCCGGCCGTGTTTTTGCTGCCGTTCTTTCAGCTGTACACCACCGTCGGGCTGATGGACACGCACATCGCAGTCGCCCTGGCGCACCTCTTGTTCAACGTGCCGCTGGCGGTGTGGATTTTGGAAGGCTTCATGAGCGGCATTCCGCGCGAGATCGACGAGACGGCCTACATCGATGGCTACAGCTTCCCGCGCTTCTTTTTGACCATCTTCCTGCCGCTGATCAAGGCCGGCGTGGGCGTGGCGGCGTTCTTTTGCTTCATGTTCAGCTGGGTCGAGCTGCTCCTGGCGCGCACGCTGACCAGCGTGAACGCCAAGCCCATCGTAGCGACCATGACGCGCACGGTGAGCGCCTCGGGCATGGACTGGGCGACGCTCGCCGCGGCCGGCGTGCTGACCATCGTGCCCGGCGCCATCGTCATCTGGTTCGTGCGGCACTACATCGCCAAGGGCTTCGCGATGGGCCGCGTGTGA
- the rpmD gene encoding 50S ribosomal protein L30, translated as MTTTTQQTVKIQLVRSPIGTKESHRATVRGLGLRKLNSVSELQDTPEVRGMINKISYLVKIL; from the coding sequence ATGACAACGACGACGCAACAAACCGTGAAGATTCAGCTGGTGCGCAGCCCTATCGGCACCAAGGAATCGCACCGTGCCACCGTTCGCGGCCTGGGTCTGCGCAAGCTCAACAGCGTGAGCGAGCTGCAGGACACGCCCGAGGTGCGCGGCATGATCAACAAGATCAGCTACCTGGTCAAAATCCTGTAA
- a CDS encoding ABC transporter substrate-binding protein, which produces MKMQFRHIAFAAAALALGQAAWAGEAEAKKWVDSEFQPSTLSKDQQMAEMKWFIEAAKKLQAKGVKDIVVVSETLTTHEYESKTLAKAFSEITGINVKHDLIQEGDVVEKLQTSMQSGKSIYDGWISDSDLIGTHYRYGKILNLTDYMTGAGKDYTNPGIDIADFIGTKFTTAPDGKLYQLPDQQFANLYWFRADLFERKDLKDKFKAKYGYDLGVPLNWSAYEDIAEFFTNDVKQIDGKPIYGHMDYGKKDPSLGWRFTDAWLSMAGTADIGTPNGLPIDEWGIRVADDKCTPVGASVARGGATNSPAAVYALTKYVDWMKKYAPKEAMGMTFGESGPVPAQGQIAQQIFWYTAFTADMVKPGLPVVNADGTPKWRMAPGPNGPYWKQGMQNGYQDVGSWTFFKDHNPDRVAAAWLYAQFVTAKSTSLKKTIVGLTPIRESDIRSQAMTDMAPKLGGLVEFYRSPARVAWSPTGTNVPDYPKLAQLWWKNVAQAVTGEKTPQAAMDTLADEMDQVMARLERAGMAKCAPKLNKKSDPAKWLSDQHAPWNKLANEKPKGETIAYDSLLTAWKNGKVR; this is translated from the coding sequence ATGAAGATGCAGTTCAGGCACATAGCATTCGCCGCCGCGGCCCTGGCTTTGGGGCAGGCTGCCTGGGCCGGTGAGGCCGAGGCCAAGAAGTGGGTGGACAGCGAGTTCCAGCCCTCCACGCTGTCCAAGGACCAGCAGATGGCCGAGATGAAGTGGTTCATCGAGGCGGCCAAGAAGCTGCAGGCCAAGGGCGTCAAGGACATCGTGGTGGTGTCCGAGACCCTCACCACGCACGAGTACGAGTCCAAGACGCTGGCCAAGGCCTTCAGCGAGATCACCGGCATCAACGTCAAGCACGACCTGATCCAGGAAGGCGACGTGGTCGAGAAGCTGCAGACCTCCATGCAGTCGGGCAAGAGCATCTATGACGGCTGGATCAGCGACTCCGACCTGATCGGCACGCACTACCGCTACGGCAAGATCCTGAACCTGACCGACTACATGACCGGCGCGGGCAAGGACTACACCAACCCCGGCATCGACATTGCCGACTTCATCGGCACCAAGTTCACCACCGCGCCCGACGGCAAGCTGTACCAGCTGCCCGACCAGCAGTTCGCCAACCTGTACTGGTTCCGCGCCGACCTGTTCGAGCGCAAGGACCTGAAGGACAAGTTCAAGGCCAAGTACGGCTACGACCTGGGCGTGCCGCTGAACTGGAGCGCCTACGAGGACATCGCCGAGTTCTTCACCAACGATGTCAAGCAGATCGACGGCAAGCCCATCTACGGCCACATGGACTACGGCAAGAAGGATCCGTCCCTGGGCTGGCGCTTCACCGACGCCTGGCTGTCCATGGCCGGTACCGCCGACATCGGCACGCCCAACGGCCTGCCGATCGACGAGTGGGGCATCCGCGTGGCCGACGACAAGTGCACGCCGGTGGGCGCCAGCGTGGCGCGCGGCGGCGCCACCAACTCGCCGGCCGCCGTCTATGCGCTCACCAAGTACGTGGACTGGATGAAGAAGTACGCGCCCAAGGAAGCCATGGGCATGACCTTCGGCGAGTCCGGCCCCGTGCCGGCGCAGGGCCAGATCGCGCAGCAGATCTTCTGGTACACGGCGTTTACCGCCGACATGGTCAAGCCCGGCCTGCCGGTCGTGAACGCCGACGGCACGCCGAAGTGGCGCATGGCCCCCGGCCCCAACGGCCCGTACTGGAAGCAGGGGATGCAAAACGGCTACCAGGACGTGGGCAGCTGGACCTTCTTCAAGGACCACAACCCCGACCGCGTGGCGGCGGCCTGGCTGTACGCCCAGTTCGTCACGGCCAAGAGCACGTCGCTGAAGAAGACCATCGTCGGCCTGACGCCGATCCGCGAATCCGACATCCGCAGCCAAGCCATGACCGACATGGCGCCCAAGCTGGGCGGGCTGGTCGAGTTCTACCGCAGCCCGGCGCGCGTAGCCTGGTCGCCCACCGGTACCAACGTGCCCGACTACCCCAAGCTGGCGCAGCTGTGGTGGAAGAACGTGGCCCAGGCCGTCACGGGCGAAAAGACCCCGCAGGCCGCCATGGACACGCTGGCCGACGAGATGGACCAGGTCATGGCCCGCCTGGAGCGCGCCGGCATGGCCAAGTGCGCACCCAAGCTGAACAAGAAGAGCGACCCGGCCAAGTGGCTGAGCGACCAGCACGCACCCTGGAACAAGCTGGCCAACGAAAAGCCCAAGGGCGAGACCATCGCCTACGACTCGCTGCTGACGGCCTGGAAGAACGGCAAGGTGCGCTGA
- the rplF gene encoding 50S ribosomal protein L6 translates to MSRVGKSPVTIPAGVDVSIKDDQISVKGAGGTLSLAQSALVKVSSNDGKLSFAPTDESREANAMSGTIRQLVNNMVVGVSRGFEKKLTLVGVGFKAAASGSKLNLNIGFSHPVNFDMPAGITVATPTPTEVVIKGADRQVVGQLAAEIRAVRPPEPYKGKGIRYADEKVAIKETKKK, encoded by the coding sequence ATGTCCCGAGTAGGCAAATCACCGGTGACCATCCCCGCAGGCGTGGATGTGTCCATCAAGGACGATCAGATCAGTGTCAAGGGCGCTGGCGGCACGCTGTCGCTGGCCCAGAGCGCACTGGTCAAGGTCTCCAGCAACGACGGCAAGTTGAGCTTTGCGCCGACCGACGAGTCGCGTGAGGCCAATGCCATGAGCGGCACCATTCGCCAACTGGTGAACAACATGGTGGTCGGCGTGAGCCGCGGCTTCGAAAAGAAGCTGACCCTGGTTGGTGTGGGTTTCAAGGCTGCTGCATCGGGTTCCAAGCTGAACCTGAACATCGGTTTTTCCCACCCCGTGAACTTCGACATGCCCGCCGGCATCACGGTAGCTACCCCGACCCCGACCGAAGTCGTGATCAAGGGTGCCGACCGCCAGGTGGTGGGCCAGCTGGCCGCCGAGATCCGCGCCGTTCGTCCGCCCGAGCCCTACAAGGGCAAGGGCATCCGCTATGCGGACGAGAAGGTCGCGATCAAAGAGACCAAGAAGAAATAA
- the rplO gene encoding 50S ribosomal protein L15, protein MELNSIQPAAGAKHAARRVGRGIGSGLGKTAGRGHKGQKSRSGGYHKVGFEGGQMPLQRRLPKRGFKSHLLKFNAEVTLSALGRLDLAEVDMLALKKAGLIGELTRVVKVIKSGEITRAVKLSGITVTAGAKAAIEAAGGSVA, encoded by the coding sequence ATGGAACTCAACAGCATCCAGCCCGCAGCAGGAGCCAAGCATGCCGCCCGCCGCGTCGGTCGCGGCATCGGCTCCGGCCTGGGCAAGACGGCCGGTCGTGGCCACAAGGGCCAGAAGTCCCGTTCGGGCGGCTACCACAAGGTGGGCTTTGAAGGGGGTCAGATGCCCCTGCAGCGCCGCTTGCCCAAGCGTGGCTTCAAGTCGCACCTGCTCAAGTTCAACGCTGAAGTGACGCTCTCCGCCCTGGGCCGCCTGGACCTGGCCGAGGTGGACATGCTTGCCCTCAAGAAGGCCGGCCTGATTGGTGAGCTGACCCGCGTGGTCAAGGTCATCAAGAGCGGCGAGATCACTCGCGCCGTGAAGCTGTCCGGCATCACGGTCACCGCTGGCGCCAAGGCTGCCATTGAGGCGGCCGGCGGCAGCGTGGCCTGA
- the rpsE gene encoding 30S ribosomal protein S5: MAKFQPRVQDEGRDDGLREKMIAVNRVTKVVKGGRILGFAALTVVGDGDGRIGMGKGKSKEVPAAVQKAMEEARRKLVKVSLRDGTIHHQVTGHHGAARVMMAPAPKGTGIIAGGPMRAVFEVMGITDIVAKSHGSSNPYNMVRATLDALTNCTTPAEVAAKRGKSVEELFTA; encoded by the coding sequence ATGGCTAAATTTCAACCCCGCGTGCAGGACGAAGGTCGCGACGACGGTTTGCGCGAGAAGATGATCGCGGTCAACCGCGTGACCAAGGTCGTCAAGGGCGGTCGTATCCTCGGTTTTGCCGCTCTGACCGTGGTCGGTGATGGCGATGGTCGTATCGGCATGGGCAAGGGCAAGTCCAAGGAAGTGCCCGCCGCCGTGCAGAAGGCCATGGAAGAAGCCCGCCGCAAGCTGGTGAAGGTGTCTCTCAGGGACGGCACCATCCACCATCAGGTGACGGGCCACCATGGCGCTGCCCGCGTGATGATGGCACCGGCCCCCAAGGGAACCGGCATCATCGCCGGCGGCCCGATGCGCGCCGTCTTCGAAGTCATGGGCATCACCGACATCGTGGCCAAGAGCCACGGCTCGTCCAACCCCTACAACATGGTGCGCGCAACGCTCGACGCCCTGACCAACTGCACGACGCCGGCCGAAGTGGCTGCCAAGCGCGGCAAGTCGGTCGAAGAGCTGTTCACTGCCTGA
- the secY gene encoding preprotein translocase subunit SecY, whose protein sequence is MATNAAQLAKTGKFGDLRRRLVFLLLALVVYRVGAHIPVPGIDPAQLQQLFNGQQGGILNLFNMFSGGALSRFTVFALGIMPYISASIIMQLMTYVMPAFEQMKKEGEAGRRKITQYTRYGTVGLAVFQSLGIAVALESQAGLVLDPGFGFRMTAVVSLTAGTMFLMWLGEQITERGLGNGISILIFAGIAAGLPSALGGLLELVRTGAMGIPAAIFIVAIVGLVTYFVVYVERGQRKILVNYARRQVGNKVYGGQSSHLPLKLNMAGVIPPIFASSIILLPATIVNWFSAGESMRWLRDIAGTLTPGQPIYVLLYATAIVFFCFFYTALVFNSRETADNLKKSGAFIPGIRPGEHTARYIDKILVRLTLAGAIYITFVCLLPEFLILKYNVPFYFGGTSLLIIVVVTMDFMAQVQNYLMSQQYESLLKKANFKTTAGA, encoded by the coding sequence GTGGCTACGAACGCAGCTCAACTGGCGAAAACCGGCAAGTTCGGCGACCTTCGCCGGCGCCTGGTCTTTCTGCTGCTCGCGCTGGTCGTGTACCGTGTGGGCGCGCACATTCCCGTTCCGGGGATTGATCCGGCGCAGCTGCAGCAGCTGTTCAACGGCCAGCAGGGCGGCATCCTCAACCTCTTCAACATGTTCTCGGGCGGGGCGCTGTCTCGCTTCACGGTCTTCGCGCTGGGGATCATGCCGTACATTTCGGCATCGATCATCATGCAGTTGATGACCTACGTGATGCCCGCGTTCGAGCAGATGAAGAAGGAAGGGGAGGCCGGCCGCCGCAAGATCACGCAATACACGCGTTACGGTACCGTCGGCCTGGCAGTTTTCCAATCGCTGGGCATTGCCGTGGCCCTGGAAAGCCAGGCCGGCCTGGTGCTTGATCCAGGTTTCGGCTTCCGCATGACGGCCGTGGTCAGCCTGACTGCAGGCACCATGTTCCTGATGTGGCTGGGCGAGCAGATCACCGAGCGTGGCCTGGGCAACGGGATTTCGATCCTGATCTTCGCCGGCATCGCTGCCGGCCTGCCCAGTGCCTTGGGTGGGCTGCTGGAGCTGGTGCGCACCGGTGCAATGGGCATTCCTGCCGCCATCTTCATCGTGGCGATCGTGGGCTTGGTCACGTACTTTGTGGTGTATGTGGAGCGTGGCCAGCGCAAGATCCTGGTGAACTACGCACGCCGTCAGGTGGGCAACAAGGTGTACGGGGGGCAATCCTCGCACCTGCCGCTCAAGCTGAACATGGCTGGCGTGATTCCGCCGATCTTCGCTTCGTCGATCATCTTGCTGCCCGCCACCATCGTGAACTGGTTCAGTGCCGGTGAATCGATGCGCTGGCTGCGCGATATCGCAGGCACGCTCACCCCCGGCCAGCCGATCTACGTGCTGCTGTATGCGACCGCCATCGTGTTCTTCTGCTTTTTCTATACCGCGCTGGTTTTCAACAGCCGGGAAACCGCAGACAACCTGAAGAAGAGCGGGGCCTTCATCCCCGGGATTCGGCCAGGCGAGCACACGGCGCGTTACATCGACAAGATCCTGGTCCGGCTGACGCTGGCGGGGGCGATCTACATCACCTTCGTATGCCTGCTGCCGGAGTTCCTGATCCTGAAGTACAACGTGCCGTTCTATTTTGGTGGCACCTCTTTGCTGATCATCGTGGTGGTGACCATGGACTTCATGGCCCAGGTGCAGAACTACCTGATGAGCCAGCAGTATGAGTCGCTGCTCAAGAAGGCGAACTTCAAGACGACGGCTGGCGCCTGA
- the rplX gene encoding 50S ribosomal protein L24: MNKIRKGDEIIVLAGRDKGKRGTVALRKDDSYLVIEGINLVKKHVKPNPMKGTTGGIVEKAMPIHQSNVAIFNAATGKADRVGIKVQADGARVRVYKSSGAEIKTA, encoded by the coding sequence ATGAACAAGATCCGCAAGGGCGATGAAATCATCGTGCTCGCCGGGCGCGACAAGGGCAAGCGCGGCACGGTCGCGCTGCGCAAGGATGACTCCTATCTGGTCATCGAAGGCATCAACCTGGTCAAGAAGCACGTCAAGCCGAACCCCATGAAGGGCACTACCGGCGGCATCGTGGAAAAGGCCATGCCCATCCACCAGTCCAACGTGGCGATCTTCAACGCCGCCACCGGCAAGGCTGACCGCGTCGGCATCAAGGTGCAGGCCGACGGCGCGCGCGTGCGTGTCTACAAGTCCAGCGGCGCCGAAATCAAGACGGCTTAA
- the rplN gene encoding 50S ribosomal protein L14 — MIQTESRLEVADNTGAKSVLCIKVLGGSKRRYASVGDIIKVSVKEAAPRGRVKKGEVYSAVVVRTAKGIRRADGSLVKFDGNAAVLLNAKLEPIGTRIFGPVTRELRTERFMKIVSLAPEVL; from the coding sequence ATGATCCAGACAGAATCTCGGTTAGAGGTTGCCGACAACACCGGCGCCAAGTCCGTCCTGTGCATCAAGGTGCTGGGCGGCTCCAAGCGGCGCTATGCCAGTGTTGGCGACATCATCAAGGTGAGCGTGAAAGAAGCCGCTCCGCGGGGCCGCGTCAAGAAGGGCGAGGTCTACAGCGCCGTGGTGGTTCGCACTGCCAAGGGCATCCGCCGGGCGGACGGCTCGCTCGTCAAGTTCGACGGCAATGCCGCCGTGCTGCTCAATGCAAAGCTGGAGCCCATCGGCACCCGCATCTTCGGCCCCGTGACGCGCGAGCTGCGTACCGAGCGCTTCATGAAGATCGTGTCCCTGGCTCCTGAAGTTCTCTGA
- the rpsN gene encoding 30S ribosomal protein S14, protein MAKKALIQRELKREKLAAKYAAKYAELKAIAGDAKRSDEERDAARLGLQKLPRNANPTRQRNRCEMTGRPRGTFRQFGLARAKIRELAFAGDIPGVTKASW, encoded by the coding sequence ATGGCTAAGAAAGCTTTGATCCAGCGCGAACTCAAGCGCGAAAAACTGGCTGCCAAGTACGCCGCCAAGTACGCTGAACTGAAGGCCATTGCTGGCGATGCCAAGCGCTCTGACGAAGAGCGTGACGCTGCCCGCCTGGGTCTGCAGAAGCTCCCGCGCAACGCGAACCCCACGCGCCAGCGCAACCGCTGCGAGATGACGGGCCGCCCGCGCGGCACGTTCCGCCAGTTCGGTCTGGCCCGCGCCAAGATCCGTGAGCTGGCCTTCGCTGGTGACATCCCCGGTGTCACCAAGGCCAGCTGGTAA
- a CDS encoding DUF2160 domain-containing protein: MFEWMAWTTPVAVFFTCIVLMLIGMTVWEIKSPTVERKGFLPIATTRGDRLFIGLLTAAYLNLIWVGLGEKMAQWFSLEAEPSVWISFVLSMLALGLVLRKG; encoded by the coding sequence ATGTTCGAGTGGATGGCCTGGACCACCCCTGTGGCCGTATTTTTCACCTGCATCGTGCTCATGCTGATCGGCATGACGGTGTGGGAAATCAAGTCGCCGACGGTGGAGCGCAAGGGCTTTTTGCCGATTGCCACCACGCGCGGCGACCGCCTGTTCATCGGCCTGCTGACGGCCGCCTACCTCAACCTGATCTGGGTGGGCCTGGGCGAGAAGATGGCGCAGTGGTTTTCGCTGGAGGCCGAGCCTTCGGTGTGGATCAGCTTCGTGCTGTCCATGCTGGCGCTGGGTCTGGTGCTGCGCAAGGGTTGA
- the rplE gene encoding 50S ribosomal protein L5: MARLQQLYRDKIAAELKEKFGYQSIMEVPRLTKITLNMGVSEAVADKKVMDNAVADLTKIAGQKPVVTKAKRAIAGFKIREGQAIGCMVTLRGVRMYEFLDRFVTVALPRVRDFRGISGRAFDGRGNYNIGVKEQIIFPEIEYDKVDALRGLNISITTTAKTDDEAKALLAGFRFPFKN; this comes from the coding sequence ATGGCACGACTGCAACAACTCTACCGCGACAAGATCGCGGCCGAACTGAAGGAAAAGTTCGGCTATCAATCCATCATGGAAGTCCCGCGTCTCACGAAGATCACCCTGAACATGGGTGTGAGCGAAGCCGTGGCCGACAAGAAGGTGATGGACAACGCCGTGGCCGATCTCACCAAGATCGCTGGCCAAAAGCCCGTGGTGACCAAGGCCAAGCGAGCCATCGCTGGCTTCAAGATCCGCGAAGGCCAGGCGATTGGCTGCATGGTGACGCTGCGCGGCGTCCGCATGTACGAATTCCTGGACCGTTTCGTCACCGTGGCCCTGCCGCGCGTGCGTGACTTCCGCGGTATCTCCGGCCGGGCTTTCGACGGCCGTGGCAACTACAACATCGGCGTCAAAGAGCAGATCATCTTCCCCGAAATCGAGTACGACAAGGTGGATGCGCTGCGTGGTCTGAATATCAGCATCACCACGACGGCCAAGACCGACGATGAAGCCAAGGCCCTGCTGGCCGGTTTCCGTTTCCCGTTCAAGAACTAA
- a CDS encoding glycerol-3-phosphate dehydrogenase/oxidase has product MTLATATPLPTDRAALLQQLAQPRTYDLAVIGGGATGLGVALDAAARGFSVVLLESHDFAKGTSSRATKLVHGGVRYLAQGNIALVREALHERTTLLKNAPHLAQPLAFVMPSYKLWETPFYGTGLKMYDALAGKAGLGATQCLGRMETLRCLPTAVADGLKGGVKYWDGQFDDARLALALARTAAAKGALLVNYCPAIDLLYEGGKVAGVVCEDAESSARFEVRARCVVNATGVWVDALRQRDGQAGGRELAPMVAPSQGVHLVVDREFLPSDHALMVPKTADGRVLFAVPWLGKLILGTTDSPRHDLAREPLAMNEEVAFILGEAGRYLRRAPTVQDVRSIWVGLRPLVKPQNDDGGNTKRISREHTVIASPSGLVTVTGGKWTTYRAMAEDVLDKCFEAQLLPRRAAGVTVSLPLVGAAGASARQGMNQPQGLHSYGGESAQVAALPGADVALAEGLTEAMVRWAARHEYARTVEDVLARRARVLFLDARLAASLAPRVAQILAEELPGHDPQLAPFLELAHQYATVPA; this is encoded by the coding sequence ATGACTCTCGCCACCGCCACCCCCCTGCCTACCGATCGCGCCGCACTGCTTCAGCAGCTGGCCCAGCCCCGAACTTACGACCTGGCGGTCATAGGCGGCGGCGCCACCGGCCTGGGCGTGGCGCTGGACGCGGCGGCGCGCGGCTTTTCCGTGGTGCTGCTGGAGTCGCACGACTTTGCCAAGGGCACGTCCTCGCGTGCCACGAAACTGGTGCACGGCGGCGTGCGCTACCTCGCCCAGGGCAACATCGCCCTGGTGCGCGAGGCCTTGCACGAGCGCACCACGCTATTGAAGAATGCGCCCCACCTGGCGCAGCCGCTGGCCTTCGTGATGCCGTCCTACAAGCTGTGGGAGACCCCGTTTTACGGCACGGGCCTGAAGATGTACGACGCGCTGGCCGGCAAGGCCGGCCTCGGCGCCACCCAGTGCCTGGGCCGCATGGAGACCCTGCGCTGCCTGCCCACGGCCGTGGCCGATGGCCTCAAGGGCGGCGTCAAATACTGGGACGGGCAGTTCGACGACGCCCGCCTGGCCCTGGCCCTGGCGCGCACCGCCGCGGCCAAGGGCGCGCTGCTGGTCAACTACTGCCCGGCGATCGACCTGCTGTATGAGGGCGGCAAGGTTGCCGGCGTGGTCTGCGAAGACGCCGAGAGCAGCGCCCGCTTTGAAGTGCGCGCGCGCTGCGTGGTCAATGCCACTGGCGTCTGGGTGGACGCGCTGCGCCAGCGCGACGGCCAGGCCGGCGGCCGCGAGCTCGCGCCCATGGTGGCGCCCAGCCAGGGCGTGCACCTGGTGGTGGACCGCGAATTCCTGCCCAGCGACCACGCGCTGATGGTGCCCAAGACGGCCGACGGCCGGGTGCTGTTTGCCGTGCCATGGCTGGGCAAGTTGATCCTGGGCACCACCGACAGCCCGCGCCATGACTTGGCGCGCGAGCCGCTGGCCATGAACGAAGAGGTCGCCTTCATCCTGGGCGAAGCCGGACGCTACCTGCGCCGCGCGCCCACCGTGCAGGACGTGCGCAGCATCTGGGTCGGCCTGCGCCCGCTGGTCAAGCCCCAGAACGACGACGGCGGCAACACCAAGCGCATCAGCCGCGAGCACACGGTGATCGCCAGCCCCAGCGGGCTGGTCACCGTCACCGGCGGCAAGTGGACCACTTACCGCGCCATGGCCGAGGACGTGCTGGACAAGTGCTTCGAGGCCCAGCTGCTGCCGCGCCGCGCGGCCGGGGTGACCGTCTCTCTGCCCCTGGTAGGCGCCGCTGGCGCCAGCGCGCGCCAGGGCATGAACCAGCCGCAGGGCCTGCACTCCTACGGCGGCGAGTCCGCCCAGGTGGCAGCCCTGCCCGGGGCCGACGTGGCGCTGGCAGAAGGCCTGACCGAGGCCATGGTGCGCTGGGCCGCCCGCCACGAGTACGCCCGCACCGTGGAGGACGTTCTGGCCCGCCGCGCCCGCGTGCTGTTCCTGGACGCGCGCCTGGCCGCCTCGCTCGCCCCGCGGGTGGCGCAGATCCTGGCCGAGGAGCTGCCCGGCCACGACCCGCAGCTGGCCCCCTTCCTGGAGCTGGCGCACCAGTACGCCACGGTGCCGGCCTGA
- the rpsH gene encoding 30S ribosomal protein S8 — MSMSDPIADLLTRIRNAQMVSKATVSVPSSKVKVAIAQVLKDEGYIDGFEIKTDAGKTELLIALKYYAGRPVIERIERVSRPGLRVYKGAGAIPQVQNGLGVAIVTTPQGVMTDRKARATGVGGEVLCYVA, encoded by the coding sequence ATGAGCATGAGTGATCCCATCGCTGACCTGCTGACCCGCATCCGCAACGCGCAGATGGTGTCCAAGGCCACCGTGTCGGTGCCGTCCTCCAAGGTGAAGGTCGCCATCGCCCAGGTGCTCAAGGACGAGGGCTATATCGACGGTTTTGAAATCAAGACCGACGCCGGCAAGACCGAGCTGCTAATCGCCCTGAAGTACTACGCCGGTCGTCCGGTGATCGAGCGCATTGAGCGCGTGAGCCGCCCCGGCCTGCGCGTGTACAAGGGCGCGGGCGCCATTCCTCAGGTCCAGAACGGCCTGGGCGTGGCCATCGTCACCACTCCCCAGGGCGTGATGACTGACCGCAAAGCACGTGCCACCGGTGTCGGCGGCGAAGTGCTGTGCTACGTGGCCTGA
- the rplR gene encoding 50S ribosomal protein L18, with protein MLTKKEQRLRRARQTRIRIAQQGVARLTVHRTNLHIYASVISEDGARVLATASTAEADTRQSLGGAGKGGNAAAAQAVGKRIAEKAKAAGIERVAFDRAGFAYHGRVKALAEAAREAGLQF; from the coding sequence ATGTTGACCAAGAAAGAGCAGCGTCTCCGCCGTGCCCGCCAGACCCGCATCCGCATTGCCCAGCAGGGCGTGGCGCGCCTGACGGTGCATCGCACGAATCTCCACATCTACGCCAGCGTCATCTCCGAAGATGGTGCGCGCGTGCTGGCCACGGCATCCACTGCCGAGGCCGATACACGTCAGTCGCTGGGCGGCGCGGGCAAGGGCGGCAACGCCGCTGCTGCGCAAGCCGTCGGCAAGCGCATCGCCGAAAAGGCCAAGGCTGCAGGTATTGAGCGCGTGGCGTTCGACCGCGCGGGCTTTGCCTACCACGGCCGCGTGAAGGCCCTGGCCGAAGCGGCCCGCGAAGCCGGCCTGCAGTTCTAA